Proteins found in one bacterium genomic segment:
- a CDS encoding ABC transporter substrate-binding protein has translation MAVRGMGRGCALVVAAALLGGLLTMASAQGARRGGTLRAGLDADPPTMDPHLSGSAVDRQVYQNLYDKLVDTDANLAVVPMLATSWTISPDGRTVTFKLRQGVKFHDGTPFNAEAVKYNFERMLDPKFPSVRRSEIRPVTGVAAPDPSTVAISLERPYSPLLYVLTDRAGMMVSPAAARAAGTNFAQHPVGTGPFAYVERVPQDHLTLRRNPDYWVKGQPYVDEVVFRPITDDNARVANLKSGDVDIINLVPLPQVRTLTQQAAAPGARFKIIERGAMAWTALSLNVTKPPFDNKLLRQAFAATIDRNAIANVVLQGAAYPAYSLFPNGTAAYDPAFKLPPRSIATAKERLAAAGHPGGFEFTLIILPGQQRVALAQAIQAMAEDAGIHAKIQTEEQGTFVSDVTKIQAQSGVIEWSGRPDPDFDIYPFVTQSGIGAFNYVGYTGDKMQTILDAARYLNDMSQRRRAYRQASEILADDVPYVPLFFPKEYKLVSTRLHGFVQVPDGMMRLRTAWLAP, from the coding sequence ATGGCAGTGCGCGGGATGGGGAGAGGCTGTGCGCTGGTGGTGGCTGCCGCGCTGCTCGGCGGCCTGCTCACGATGGCGTCGGCGCAGGGCGCGCGGCGCGGAGGCACGCTGCGGGCGGGCCTCGACGCCGATCCGCCGACGATGGATCCGCACCTGTCGGGCTCCGCCGTCGACCGCCAGGTCTATCAGAACCTGTACGACAAGCTGGTCGACACCGACGCGAACCTCGCGGTCGTCCCGATGCTTGCGACCTCGTGGACGATCTCCCCCGACGGACGGACCGTGACGTTCAAGCTCCGCCAGGGCGTCAAGTTTCACGACGGCACGCCCTTCAACGCGGAGGCGGTGAAGTACAATTTCGAGCGGATGCTCGACCCGAAGTTTCCGTCGGTGCGCCGCAGCGAGATCCGGCCGGTCACCGGCGTCGCGGCGCCCGATCCGTCTACGGTCGCGATCTCGCTCGAGCGACCGTACAGCCCGCTCCTCTACGTGCTGACCGACCGCGCAGGGATGATGGTGTCGCCCGCCGCCGCGCGGGCCGCCGGGACGAACTTCGCGCAGCACCCCGTCGGCACGGGGCCGTTCGCGTACGTAGAGCGCGTGCCCCAAGATCACCTTACCCTGCGACGCAATCCCGACTACTGGGTGAAGGGCCAGCCCTACGTCGACGAGGTCGTCTTCCGGCCGATCACCGACGACAACGCCCGGGTGGCGAACCTCAAGTCGGGCGACGTGGACATCATCAATCTCGTTCCGCTGCCCCAGGTCCGGACGCTCACGCAGCAGGCGGCGGCGCCGGGCGCGCGGTTCAAGATCATCGAGCGCGGCGCGATGGCATGGACGGCGCTGTCCCTGAACGTGACCAAGCCGCCGTTCGACAACAAGCTGCTGCGGCAGGCGTTCGCGGCGACGATCGACCGCAACGCGATCGCCAACGTCGTGCTGCAGGGCGCCGCCTATCCGGCGTACTCGCTGTTCCCGAACGGCACCGCGGCGTACGATCCGGCGTTCAAGCTGCCGCCCCGCAGCATCGCCACCGCGAAGGAGCGGCTCGCGGCCGCGGGCCACCCCGGCGGCTTCGAGTTTACGTTGATCATTCTGCCGGGCCAGCAGCGCGTGGCGCTGGCCCAGGCGATCCAGGCGATGGCCGAGGACGCGGGCATCCACGCCAAGATCCAGACCGAGGAGCAGGGCACGTTTGTCAGCGACGTGACGAAAATCCAGGCGCAGTCCGGCGTCATCGAATGGAGCGGCCGGCCGGACCCGGATTTCGACATCTACCCGTTCGTGACGCAGTCCGGCATCGGGGCCTTCAACTACGTCGGCTACACCGGCGACAAGATGCAGACCATCCTCGACGCCGCACGCTATCTGAACGACATGAGCCAGCGCCGGCGCGCGTACCGGCAGGCGAGCGAGATTCTCGCCGACGACGTCCCCTACGTGCCGCTGTTCTTTCCGAAGGAGTACAAGCTCGTGTCGACGCGCCTGCACGGGTTCGTCCAGGTGCCGGATGGGATGATGCGTCTCCGGACGGCATGGCTGGCCCCGTAG
- the pruA gene encoding L-glutamate gamma-semialdehyde dehydrogenase, which translates to MTVTPFQTEPLTDFTQSAARQAMEQAIRGVTSQLGREFPLIIDGREVRSGATFRSINPSQADQTVAVVQQASGDHVEQAVQAALRAYESWRLVPAEERCALFLRAAAILRRRRLTAAAWMSYEVGKNWSEADGDVAEAIDFTEYYAREILRYAQGPALPPLVGEMSEYQYIPLGVVAVISPWNFPLAIPTGMTLGAIVSGNTVVMKPASDSAATAYQIADALRDAGLPPGVLNMIPGSGGVVGEALANHPKVRMIAFTGSKEVGTHLFEQAAKTPPGQIWLKRIIAEMGGKNAIIVDDEADLDAAVAGIVASGYGYQGQKCSAASRVVATPGAYGRVTEMIVERARALEVGPGPENFPVGPVINAAAERKILEYVEVGRREGRLAVGGGRARDGGFYIAPTVFVDVAPEARIAQEEIFGPVVAAIPARDFDDALRIANGTAFGLTGSVYSLNPAKLAKARREFMCGNLYLNRKSTGAMVGSHPFGGFNMSGTDSKAGGPDYLLNFLQPKVVAHRYV; encoded by the coding sequence ATGACCGTCACGCCGTTTCAAACCGAACCGCTGACCGATTTCACCCAATCCGCCGCGCGGCAGGCGATGGAGCAGGCCATTCGCGGCGTTACCTCGCAGCTCGGCCGTGAATTTCCGCTGATCATCGACGGACGTGAGGTCCGGTCGGGCGCCACATTTCGGTCGATCAATCCGTCCCAGGCGGATCAGACGGTCGCCGTCGTGCAGCAGGCCTCGGGGGACCACGTCGAGCAGGCGGTGCAGGCGGCGCTCCGCGCGTACGAGTCGTGGCGCTTGGTGCCGGCGGAGGAGCGGTGCGCGCTCTTCCTCCGCGCCGCGGCGATCCTGCGGCGCCGGCGGCTCACGGCCGCGGCGTGGATGTCCTACGAGGTCGGGAAGAACTGGTCCGAGGCGGACGGCGACGTGGCCGAGGCCATCGACTTCACGGAGTACTACGCGCGCGAGATTCTCCGGTACGCGCAGGGCCCCGCGCTCCCGCCGCTCGTCGGCGAGATGAGCGAGTACCAGTACATCCCGCTCGGCGTCGTCGCCGTGATCTCGCCCTGGAACTTCCCGCTGGCGATTCCGACGGGGATGACGCTCGGGGCGATCGTCTCCGGCAACACCGTCGTCATGAAGCCGGCGAGCGACTCCGCGGCCACCGCGTACCAGATCGCAGACGCGCTGCGGGACGCCGGGCTGCCGCCCGGGGTGCTCAACATGATCCCTGGGTCCGGCGGCGTGGTCGGTGAGGCGCTCGCCAACCACCCGAAGGTCCGGATGATCGCCTTCACCGGCTCCAAGGAAGTGGGGACGCACCTCTTCGAGCAGGCGGCGAAGACGCCGCCGGGCCAGATCTGGCTCAAGCGCATCATCGCCGAGATGGGCGGCAAGAACGCGATCATCGTGGACGACGAGGCGGATCTCGACGCCGCGGTCGCCGGGATCGTCGCGTCGGGCTACGGCTACCAGGGACAGAAGTGCTCGGCCGCGTCGCGCGTCGTCGCCACCCCCGGCGCGTACGGCCGTGTGACGGAAATGATCGTCGAGCGCGCCCGCGCGCTCGAGGTCGGCCCCGGGCCGGAGAACTTTCCGGTCGGTCCGGTCATCAACGCGGCGGCTGAGCGCAAGATCCTCGAGTACGTCGAGGTCGGACGGCGCGAAGGCAGGCTCGCGGTCGGCGGCGGCCGGGCCCGCGACGGCGGCTTCTACATCGCGCCGACCGTGTTCGTCGACGTCGCGCCGGAGGCGCGCATCGCTCAGGAGGAGATCTTCGGGCCGGTCGTCGCCGCGATCCCCGCGCGCGACTTCGACGACGCGCTGCGGATCGCGAACGGCACCGCCTTCGGTCTCACCGGCTCGGTGTACTCGCTCAACCCGGCGAAACTCGCGAAGGCTCGCCGCGAGTTCATGTGCGGCAACCTCTATCTCAACCGCAAGTCCACCGGCGCCATGGTCGGCTCGCATCCGTTCGGCGGCTTCAACATGTCGGGGACGGACAGCAAGGCCGGCGGACCGGACTACCTGCTCAACTTCCTGCAGCCCAAGGTCGTCGCGCACCGGTACGTCTGA
- a CDS encoding pyridoxal phosphate-dependent aminotransferase, translating to MHLSEAVRGITPSMTIAMDDRARQLRRQGVDVLSFAAGEPDFDTPDSVKNAAIAAIREGFTKYTGPAGIPELRAAVAAHLKETYGASYAAEEIVITAGGKPALYYTLQAICEPGDEVLIPIPAWVSYSEQVRLVGAKAVFVPTDAAAGWQPLPDRVAALVSPRTRAIILTSPHNPTGAVYDRETLDAIVRLSDRHGFYLLSDEIYESMVYDGAHHICVPGAWPAARDRIVLLNSMSKTYAMTGWRIGFAAAPRPIADGITNLQGHLAGNPSSISQKAALHALTAHVDLKEMVAEYDRRRRYVVGRLNEIAGVRCGMPRGAFYAFPDVQELLGRAGAPATSLALAERLLDEAHVALVPGEAFEAPGFLRVSYATSMDRIREGVDRIAKALSPYAARV from the coding sequence ATGCACCTTTCCGAGGCAGTACGCGGCATCACCCCGTCCATGACCATCGCGATGGACGATCGGGCCCGGCAGCTCCGGCGGCAGGGTGTCGACGTGCTCAGCTTCGCCGCGGGGGAGCCGGACTTCGATACCCCGGACTCCGTCAAGAACGCGGCGATCGCGGCGATCCGCGAAGGCTTCACGAAGTATACCGGACCCGCGGGCATCCCCGAGCTGCGCGCCGCCGTCGCCGCGCACCTGAAGGAGACCTACGGCGCGTCCTACGCCGCCGAGGAGATCGTCATCACGGCCGGCGGGAAGCCGGCGCTGTACTACACGCTGCAGGCGATCTGCGAGCCCGGCGACGAGGTGCTGATTCCGATTCCGGCGTGGGTGTCGTACTCCGAGCAGGTGCGGCTCGTGGGCGCGAAGGCGGTGTTCGTGCCGACCGACGCCGCCGCCGGCTGGCAGCCGCTGCCCGACCGCGTCGCGGCGCTGGTGTCGCCGCGCACCCGCGCGATCATCCTCACCTCGCCGCACAACCCGACCGGCGCCGTCTATGACCGCGAGACGCTCGACGCCATCGTACGCCTCTCGGACCGGCACGGCTTCTACCTGCTGAGCGACGAGATCTACGAGAGCATGGTGTACGACGGCGCCCACCATATCTGCGTCCCGGGTGCGTGGCCCGCGGCGCGGGACCGCATCGTGCTGCTGAACTCGATGTCGAAGACCTACGCGATGACGGGGTGGCGGATCGGCTTCGCGGCCGCGCCCCGCCCGATCGCCGACGGGATCACTAACCTCCAGGGCCATCTCGCCGGCAACCCGAGTTCGATCTCGCAGAAGGCCGCGCTGCACGCGCTGACGGCGCACGTCGACCTCAAGGAGATGGTCGCGGAGTACGACCGCCGCCGCCGCTATGTCGTCGGCCGGCTCAACGAGATCGCGGGCGTTCGCTGCGGGATGCCGCGCGGCGCGTTCTACGCCTTTCCCGACGTCCAGGAGCTGCTCGGCCGCGCCGGGGCGCCGGCGACCTCCCTCGCGCTCGCCGAGCGGCTGCTCGACGAGGCACACGTGGCGCTGGTGCCCGGGGAGGCCTTCGAGGCCCCGGGGTTCCTGCGCGTCTCCTACGCCACCTCGATGGACCGCATCCGGGAAGGCGTCGACCGCATCGCGAAGGCGCTGTCGCCGTACGCCGCGCGGGTCTAG
- a CDS encoding branched-chain amino acid ABC transporter permease — translation MTATRRALGATGLGAAALLPLALGAYHVHVLTVALYYVVLASSWNLLAGYTGLFSLAHHVFAGIGAYTSALLVLRAGLPIPAGVAAGGALACAVGFALGSVTLRLRTLYLALATWAFAESTRVAVSMEYGLTRGDLGLAVPKLFPGAGPAPYYEVFLACAVAATAGLAWLLRSRIGYRLRAIRDDEGAARAAGVNTVRWKRFAFAVASGAAGAIGALYGHYIGLLSPAAMKFDEMALIIIMVILGGQRTIAGPVLGALTVEVMSEALRAYGQIRMVIFALVVLAVMRLYPPGLIGFVRAAAQLARRRRPDEVRTAA, via the coding sequence GTGACCGCAACGCGTAGAGCGCTCGGCGCAACCGGCCTCGGGGCCGCGGCGCTGCTGCCCCTCGCGCTCGGCGCCTACCACGTGCACGTGCTCACGGTGGCGCTGTACTATGTCGTGCTCGCGTCCTCGTGGAATCTGCTGGCCGGCTACACCGGCCTATTCTCGCTCGCGCATCACGTCTTCGCCGGCATCGGCGCCTACACGTCGGCGCTGCTCGTGCTGCGCGCCGGCCTGCCGATTCCGGCTGGTGTGGCCGCGGGCGGCGCGCTCGCCTGCGCGGTCGGGTTCGCGCTCGGGAGCGTGACGCTGCGCCTGCGGACCCTCTACCTGGCGCTCGCGACGTGGGCCTTCGCCGAATCGACGCGCGTGGCGGTGTCGATGGAATACGGGCTCACGCGCGGCGATCTCGGCCTCGCGGTGCCGAAGCTCTTTCCGGGCGCCGGGCCGGCGCCGTACTACGAGGTCTTCCTCGCCTGCGCGGTTGCCGCGACGGCCGGTCTCGCGTGGCTGCTGCGCTCGCGGATCGGCTATCGCCTCCGGGCGATCCGCGACGACGAGGGCGCGGCGCGGGCCGCCGGAGTCAACACCGTGCGCTGGAAGCGCTTCGCCTTTGCCGTCGCAAGCGGCGCCGCCGGCGCCATCGGCGCGCTTTACGGCCACTACATCGGCCTTCTGAGCCCCGCGGCGATGAAGTTCGACGAGATGGCGCTCATCATCATCATGGTGATCCTGGGGGGCCAACGGACGATCGCCGGGCCGGTCCTCGGCGCGCTGACGGTCGAGGTGATGTCCGAGGCGCTGCGCGCGTACGGCCAGATCCGCATGGTGATCTTCGCGCTCGTCGTGCTCGCGGTGATGCGGCTGTATCCGCCGGGCCTGATCGGTTTTGTCCGCGCGGCGGCGCAGCTGGCGCGACGCAGGCGCCCTGACGAGGTCCGTACGGCGGCCTAG
- a CDS encoding branched-chain amino acid ABC transporter permease, with protein MDSTLLTQYVLAGLVIGVIYCLMAVGITFIYSVVRMINWAMGEFYMIGGYVQYVLLESWLGPHRWYLAVPLAAVTVALLGMAVQRVLLRPMFTGTLERLDEYATIVTIALTVLFRNLAIVLFGPYQFSPRDYAAPVQLGPLPLNGSRFVAFLGAVVLLGFFAVVVRRTWFGLALRGVAQNRLGAVAAGVDLGRMDMLAFGIGVGLAGAAGALLAPVFLVYPESGALSTVKGFEIIVIGGLGSLPGSIAGGLLLGLVESLGSVLLSPSFRDVYGFGALLLILMLRPTGLWGERAREA; from the coding sequence GTGGATTCCACCCTCCTCACGCAGTACGTGCTCGCGGGGCTCGTCATCGGGGTCATCTACTGCCTGATGGCGGTGGGGATCACCTTCATCTACAGCGTCGTCCGGATGATCAACTGGGCGATGGGCGAGTTCTACATGATCGGCGGATACGTTCAGTACGTGCTGCTCGAGTCCTGGCTCGGCCCGCACCGCTGGTACCTCGCGGTACCGCTCGCCGCGGTCACGGTCGCCCTCCTCGGGATGGCCGTGCAGCGGGTGCTGCTGCGGCCGATGTTCACCGGCACGCTCGAGCGGCTCGACGAGTACGCGACGATCGTGACGATCGCGCTGACGGTCCTCTTCCGCAACCTCGCGATCGTGCTCTTCGGTCCGTACCAGTTCTCGCCCCGGGACTACGCGGCCCCGGTCCAGCTCGGCCCCCTGCCGCTCAACGGCAGCCGGTTCGTCGCCTTTCTCGGCGCGGTCGTGCTCCTCGGCTTCTTCGCGGTCGTCGTTCGCCGCACGTGGTTCGGCCTGGCGCTTCGCGGCGTGGCGCAGAACCGCCTCGGCGCCGTCGCGGCGGGCGTCGACCTCGGGCGCATGGACATGCTGGCGTTCGGGATCGGGGTCGGCCTGGCCGGGGCGGCCGGGGCGCTGCTCGCGCCGGTGTTTCTCGTCTATCCGGAGAGCGGCGCCCTCAGCACCGTCAAAGGCTTCGAGATCATCGTGATCGGCGGGCTTGGCTCGCTGCCGGGCAGCATCGCCGGCGGCCTGCTGCTGGGCCTCGTGGAGAGTCTCGGCTCCGTGCTGCTGTCGCCGTCGTTCCGGGACGTCTACGGGTTCGGCGCCCTGCTGCTGATCCTCATGCTGCGCCCGACCGGGCTCTGGGGCGAGCGGGCGCGCGAGGCGTGA
- a CDS encoding ABC transporter substrate-binding protein, giving the protein MKRVVLLVIAAALAAAVAGQVRDAGRAAPAPITLGVLTPLSPPGDASAGQLISRGADLGAAYINGVMGGVFGPKTSCGLPATPVRLAVEDDAGTPEKAVAGFRRLATEDHAVGVWGQFHSSAMLAAAPLADELGVPFISTAASTADITGKHFAAVFRTHPIDPDRARAWLGFIQAQGWRKVAMLAENTDYGIGLIEATKSEIAARKLPITLDGVLFDRTSADLTPQLLKFKAERPDIVLNVGVGTPAYLIAKQAHDVGLFPQTAMLGSYDFPVRPEFWKNLGPAGNYMLFISYYHPRMALSPLGKWAAVEYAKRYHDTAIYANLNSFGDAIILAEAMNQACSADPKRIIAQLERGRFDTWIGSGVTFPRAAGLAWHQWSPPLLILQYTKVDETYDQAQILFPSTMKTGAYTPGR; this is encoded by the coding sequence ATGAAGCGCGTTGTGCTGCTCGTCATCGCGGCGGCGCTCGCCGCGGCGGTCGCCGGTCAGGTGCGCGACGCCGGGCGGGCGGCGCCGGCGCCGATCACGCTCGGGGTGCTGACGCCGCTGTCGCCCCCCGGCGACGCGTCCGCGGGCCAGCTGATCTCGCGCGGCGCCGACCTGGGCGCAGCCTACATCAACGGCGTGATGGGCGGCGTGTTCGGACCCAAGACGTCGTGCGGCCTGCCGGCGACGCCGGTGCGCCTCGCGGTCGAAGACGACGCCGGCACCCCGGAGAAGGCCGTCGCCGGCTTCCGGCGGCTCGCCACGGAGGACCACGCGGTGGGCGTGTGGGGCCAGTTCCACAGTTCCGCGATGCTTGCGGCCGCCCCGCTCGCGGACGAGCTCGGCGTGCCGTTCATCTCGACGGCGGCGTCCACCGCGGACATCACCGGGAAGCACTTCGCCGCGGTGTTTCGCACGCACCCGATCGATCCCGACCGCGCCCGCGCGTGGCTGGGGTTCATTCAGGCGCAGGGCTGGCGCAAGGTCGCGATGCTGGCAGAGAACACCGACTACGGCATCGGTCTCATCGAGGCGACCAAGTCGGAGATCGCCGCGCGCAAGCTCCCGATCACGCTCGACGGCGTGCTCTTCGACCGCACCTCCGCGGATTTGACCCCGCAGCTCCTCAAGTTCAAGGCCGAGCGCCCGGACATCGTGCTGAACGTGGGCGTGGGGACGCCGGCGTATCTCATCGCGAAGCAGGCGCACGACGTCGGCCTCTTCCCGCAGACGGCGATGCTGGGCTCGTACGACTTCCCGGTGCGCCCGGAATTCTGGAAGAACCTCGGCCCGGCCGGCAACTACATGCTGTTCATCTCGTACTACCATCCGCGGATGGCGCTCTCGCCCCTCGGCAAGTGGGCGGCCGTCGAGTACGCGAAGCGGTACCACGACACCGCGATCTACGCAAACCTGAACTCGTTCGGCGACGCGATCATCCTCGCCGAGGCGATGAACCAGGCGTGCAGCGCCGATCCGAAGCGCATCATCGCGCAGCTCGAGCGGGGCCGGTTCGACACGTGGATCGGCAGCGGCGTCACCTTCCCGCGGGCCGCGGGGCTGGCCTGGCACCAGTGGTCGCCGCCGCTGCTGATTCTTCAGTACACGAAGGTGGATGAGACGTACGATCAGGCGCAGATTCTCTTTCCGTCGACGATGAAGACGGGCGCATACACGCCGGGCCGGTAG
- a CDS encoding ATP-binding cassette domain-containing protein: protein MNAADPRGHTVRAHAGAALRVEQVVAGYQPEINILDGVTLAAAPGRITAVIGANGAGKSTLLRVVFGLLPARAGRVLLDGRDLAGLRPDVRKRLGIGYVPQGGSTFPQMTVDETLRLGGWTLRRHPAALRERLARAYELFPALVPLRRRRAAELSGGQLRLLSVAKELVVMPSLLLVDEPTAGLAPRVAGEVYALLEHSRTLGITVLLVDQNIVEAVRVADDVYLFGMGRVQREGPRASFAADLVGIVRSALVGAEEGRQTDQPDGGGAQ, encoded by the coding sequence ATGAACGCGGCCGATCCCCGCGGACACACCGTCCGGGCCCACGCCGGCGCCGCGCTGCGCGTCGAGCAGGTCGTCGCCGGGTACCAGCCGGAGATCAACATTCTCGACGGCGTCACGCTCGCCGCCGCGCCGGGCCGGATCACGGCCGTCATCGGGGCCAACGGAGCCGGCAAGTCGACCCTGCTGCGCGTCGTGTTCGGGCTGCTGCCGGCGCGCGCCGGCCGCGTGTTGCTCGACGGGCGGGATCTCGCCGGCCTCAGGCCCGACGTCCGCAAGCGGCTGGGAATCGGCTACGTCCCCCAGGGCGGCAGCACCTTTCCGCAGATGACGGTGGACGAAACCCTCCGGCTCGGCGGATGGACGCTGCGCCGGCACCCGGCCGCGCTGCGCGAACGGCTCGCCCGCGCGTACGAGCTGTTCCCCGCGCTCGTGCCGCTGCGCCGCCGGCGGGCGGCGGAGTTGAGCGGCGGGCAGCTGCGGCTGCTTTCCGTGGCCAAAGAGCTTGTCGTGATGCCGTCGCTCCTGCTCGTCGACGAGCCGACGGCGGGACTGGCGCCGCGTGTGGCCGGGGAGGTCTACGCGCTCCTCGAGCACAGCCGGACGTTGGGGATCACGGTGCTGCTCGTCGACCAGAACATCGTCGAGGCGGTGCGCGTCGCCGACGACGTCTACTTGTTCGGGATGGGCCGGGTCCAGCGCGAGGGGCCCCGGGCGTCGTTCGCGGCGGACCTGGTCGGCATCGTCCGCTCGGCGCTCGTCGGCGCGGAAGAGGGAAGGCAGACAGACCAACCGGACGGAGGTGGGGCGCAATGA
- a CDS encoding ABC transporter ATP-binding protein: protein MAGALLSVSRVSKSFGGVAAVRDVSLDLVRGEIRGLIGPNGSGKTTLLNLIGGQERPDRGDIRLDGRPTGTLAPDALAARGVARTFQLPRVFRSMTVLENLLVPASADHRRADGPAAHRRAEDLLRLTRLDGLAGAEGRTLSGGQAMLLQLARCLAQEPLVLCLLDEPFAGVHPAIKDVMVEAIHEMNRTRDVTFLVVSHEMPTLGRLAPRISVMHNGERIADGPLDEVAGDPRVIEAYLGTAGAGLAGQMR from the coding sequence ATGGCCGGCGCCCTCCTCTCGGTCAGTCGCGTCTCCAAGTCCTTCGGTGGCGTGGCGGCTGTTCGCGACGTGTCGCTCGACCTGGTGCGGGGCGAGATCCGGGGGCTGATCGGTCCGAACGGCTCCGGCAAGACCACGCTCCTCAACCTGATCGGCGGTCAGGAACGGCCGGACCGGGGCGACATCCGGCTCGACGGCCGGCCCACCGGCACGCTCGCCCCCGACGCGCTCGCGGCCCGCGGAGTCGCGCGCACGTTCCAGCTCCCGCGGGTGTTCCGCTCGATGACGGTGCTGGAAAACCTGCTGGTCCCGGCCTCGGCGGACCACCGCCGGGCGGACGGACCGGCCGCGCACCGCCGCGCGGAGGATCTCCTGCGCCTCACGCGCCTCGACGGACTGGCCGGCGCCGAGGGGCGGACGCTCTCGGGCGGCCAGGCGATGCTGCTGCAACTCGCCCGCTGCCTCGCGCAGGAGCCGCTCGTCCTGTGCCTGCTCGACGAGCCGTTCGCGGGCGTGCACCCCGCGATCAAGGACGTGATGGTCGAGGCGATCCACGAGATGAACCGCACCCGGGACGTGACGTTTCTCGTGGTCAGCCACGAGATGCCCACGCTCGGGCGGCTCGCCCCGCGCATCTCGGTCATGCACAACGGCGAGCGCATCGCCGACGGGCCGCTCGACGAGGTGGCCGGTGACCCGCGGGTCATCGAAGCGTACCTCGGGACGGCCGGCGCGGGCCTCGCCGGGCAGATGCGATGA
- a CDS encoding thiamine pyrophosphate-binding protein — protein MTARQELAATATLTGGQALVRGLRTQGVDVVFGLPGVQMDWAFDALYEARDAVRLIHARHEQALSYMADGYARVTGRPGVCLMVPGPGLLNALAGLATAYSCSSPVLCITGQIPAAQIGKERGLLHEIKQQMNAADCVTKWTGSALRPDAVPGVVREAFRQLLSGHQRPVAIEIPPDVLREAAEMPAEDAPVSRTVPAPDPDAVERAARLLGAAQRPLIFAGGGIVASDATDALVRVAEMLEAPVLVSSNGKGAISDRHYLAEPLAAGPELAPSADAILIVGTRFYQPSVSDWAPREQPCVQIDIDPDEIGRNRPAAVGIVADASAALTALAERLEKHNRSRPSRKDDLTAFHRRMRERVDSVLPQAAYGNAIRDALPEDGVVVSEMTQVGYWSNIGFPVYRPRTYLTMGYQGALGAGYGVALGAYVGAGGRPVVLISGDGGFMYQAPELSTAVRHGLKPVAVVFNDGAYGNVKRMQKELFGGRYIASDLLNPDFVQLAESFGAAGRRAESPEQLREAVGWALRQQAPVVIEVPVPAMPDMRPVLRPGYRG, from the coding sequence GTGACTGCACGGCAGGAGCTGGCGGCGACGGCGACGCTGACGGGCGGACAGGCTCTCGTGCGGGGTCTTCGGACGCAGGGCGTCGACGTGGTCTTTGGGCTGCCCGGCGTGCAGATGGACTGGGCGTTCGACGCGCTCTACGAAGCGCGCGACGCGGTCCGGCTCATCCACGCGCGTCACGAGCAGGCGCTCTCGTATATGGCGGACGGCTACGCCCGCGTCACGGGCCGTCCCGGCGTCTGCCTCATGGTGCCCGGGCCGGGACTCTTGAACGCGCTGGCCGGCCTCGCGACGGCGTACTCGTGCTCCTCGCCGGTACTGTGTATCACGGGCCAGATTCCGGCCGCGCAGATCGGCAAGGAGCGTGGCCTCCTTCACGAGATCAAACAGCAGATGAACGCCGCGGACTGCGTGACCAAGTGGACCGGCAGCGCGCTGCGGCCGGACGCCGTCCCGGGCGTCGTGCGCGAGGCATTTCGCCAGCTGCTGAGCGGCCATCAGCGGCCCGTCGCGATCGAGATTCCGCCCGACGTGCTGCGGGAGGCGGCGGAGATGCCGGCCGAGGATGCGCCGGTGTCGCGGACCGTGCCGGCGCCCGATCCCGATGCGGTCGAGCGCGCGGCGCGCCTCCTGGGCGCGGCGCAGCGGCCGCTGATCTTCGCCGGCGGCGGCATCGTCGCCTCGGATGCTACGGACGCGCTCGTCCGGGTCGCGGAGATGCTGGAGGCCCCGGTCCTCGTCTCGTCCAACGGCAAGGGCGCGATCTCGGACCGTCACTATCTCGCCGAGCCGCTCGCGGCGGGGCCGGAACTGGCCCCGTCCGCGGACGCGATCCTGATCGTGGGCACGCGGTTCTACCAGCCGTCGGTGTCCGATTGGGCGCCGCGGGAGCAGCCGTGCGTGCAGATCGACATCGACCCGGACGAGATCGGCCGCAACCGGCCGGCCGCGGTCGGCATCGTCGCGGACGCGTCGGCGGCGCTCACGGCCCTGGCCGAACGGCTCGAGAAGCACAACCGATCCCGCCCGTCGCGCAAGGACGATCTCACGGCGTTCCACCGCCGCATGCGCGAGCGGGTCGATTCGGTGCTGCCCCAGGCGGCCTACGGGAACGCGATTCGCGACGCGCTCCCTGAAGACGGCGTCGTCGTGAGCGAGATGACCCAGGTCGGCTACTGGTCGAACATCGGCTTCCCGGTCTACCGGCCGCGCACGTATCTCACGATGGGCTACCAGGGCGCGCTTGGCGCCGGGTACGGCGTCGCGCTCGGCGCGTACGTCGGCGCGGGCGGCCGCCCCGTCGTCCTGATCAGCGGCGACGGGGGCTTCATGTACCAGGCCCCCGAACTCTCGACCGCGGTCCGCCACGGCTTGAAACCCGTCGCGGTCGTCTTCAACGACGGCGCCTACGGCAACGTCAAGCGGATGCAGAAGGAGCTTTTCGGCGGGCGCTACATCGCGTCCGACCTGCTCAACCCGGACTTCGTCCAGCTGGCCGAGTCGTTCGGCGCGGCGGGCCGCCGCGCGGAGAGCCCGGAACAGCTGCGGGAGGCGGTCGGCTGGGCGCTCCGGCAGCAGGCGCCTGTGGTGATCGAGGTGCCGGTGCCCGCGATGCCGGACATGCGGCCGGTGCTGCGGCCGGGGTATCGCGGCTAG